The bacterium genome contains the following window.
CACATGGTCATGATCTTCCAAGAGAGTCTCAATCACTGGCGAAATCAAAGCCAGATCAAGTAAGTGAGACGCGCCGCCAGCATAGCCAATTCGAAACACGTTGTCAATTCTGGTGTGCTCATTGGTCACAAAATGTTCTGGCATTGGCAGCGTTTGAAGCACAAAGCGTTTTCCCTTTGGGACGGCATGCATATCATGCAAGCCGTTTGCAGGCGCGATGAGCACATCTGCCGCATCCATCAAGGATCGAACTCCATGTTCAAAATCGTACCGACTACTGGCTCGCGCAGAGCTTTCGTTAAATCTATTTACGAGCAGATCATCGCAATCGTGCAATAGCTTACAGGTTCGCCGTTTCCGCGATTTCAGGACCTCGCTTCTCAATGCAGAATCGCCTATCGATCTGAATGCGATGATCGTTTGGGCCTGGTGGACAAGCTCCAGCGCCTCCACTCCAACAGTGCTCGGAGTGCTCAACCAAACGAAGTCTCTATTCTCACGTAAGCCAAGGCGCTTCAGTGGACTAATCCAGCGCATCTGTGGTCCTGCTTCTTCGGATCGCGCATCAGACACGAAGACAATGGGTGCGCCATCTCCTGGTGCAACGCTAATAGCTGAGGCTCGAGATGCAGTCCGCGGCCACTGTTCATGCAGTAGCTTCAGGTTCAGTTCATCATGATCGTATCTGCCTGCAGTTGAGCCTCTGAAGTGCACAACTTCCGCGTCGACGATGCTGCAAGTAGCACCTAGCAATGATGCGCGCAGGCAAAGGTCTACGTCCTCATATCCGTTCACGAACGACTGGTCAAAGCCTGAGAGATTCTCAAAGAGCTGCCTGCTGATAAGCATAACTGCCGCACACACCGCGTTAATTGTGCTGGAGATCTCATGGTTATTCGCAAAGTCAATCTCACGGAGACCATGCTCAGTTATGGTGATGCCCGCCGATTGCAGAGTGCCGTCCCAATAAATGAGCCGTGGCGCGATGATTTTACCGGACTCCCTTCCTGCGATGATTTGCTTCAAAGCAGCTTTTGAGATACGGCAATCGTCATTCAGAAAAAGCAACCACTCCCTCGTACACATCGCAGCTCCGATATTATTGGCTTCCGCGAAGCTCAGTCGCTGCCCGGCAATATGCATTTTGACGCCCTCGCGCGAGCGCGCATGGGCACGATCCGCGGAGTTTTGTCCACTGCTAACCACGACGATTTCGAAAGAGCCGTCGCTGTCGAGCAGGTCTTTGAGCAAGTCATCCGTATAATGCACCTGTCCACACTCAGTGATGACAATGGACACCTCGCTGCTACCAGCCAAAGTAGATCTTTCTGAGTCAACGACGGACTTGTAATACAGCCACGGACCTTCAAAGTCAGGCACATAGCGTGTCAGCGAGCCGACGCAGGGTGGTGCAACACCGTTTGACCACTTTGCAACGGCCTCGCCAGCGCTGTCCGCCAGATCCCATGATTCTCCACCATTTAGCTTGTAGCACGTAGACTTTGGACTATATTGACCGGTCCGTTGGGGATCCGCACCTCCGAAATAGATCCCAAGTGTATTGCAACCCAAAGCCGCAGCCAGATGCAATGCGCCGGTATCCGGTCCGATGACCAGTCGCGCACCAGCAAGAGTGTTGTAGAGTGAATCAAGGTTCGTCTGCCCGCGCAGATCGAGCACATCCTCGAACGGCTGCGAAGCTCGAAGTGCGCCAACCAGAGTTACGCGTTCTTCACCGTTAACGCGACATGCCTGAACCATGCGACGAACCGCTTCATCTGTGAAGCATCGATCGGGCGACCCGGCGTCACTTATGATAACTGTACCTGTTCGCTCTTCACACGTGGAGGGAAGCTCGCTCATATGAAGAGCTTTATTCACAACCTGGTCTGTCAGCAAATGTCGCCACACATCAGCGACGTGGACCGGTCTTAGTTGGCCAACCAGTTCATCGGGAGTTTCCACCAAAGAACTGATCAGGCAGTCGTCGTCTTGAAATCCGTATCCATGTCTGTAGTCTGCGGCAACAAGCTCGGAAAAGTGTATCGCCGCGAGGTGATTTGTAATGTTAATGACAGAGTGAACCGATGGAACACTTACCAAGGAGTTCCTAACGGCGTCCATCGAATCAATTAAACCGAAGTCCGTTCGGCTACAGGCAACGAGCTTTGCGAGATCTACCGGAGCCATCGCGTCAATTTCGGGGAAACGAGCAACGATTGTCTCATATCTCGCATCAAAGCAAAGCCAGATCCGCGCTTCAAGTCTGGATTGCCTTAGCTGAGTCAGAAGCGGACGGGTATGAAGCAGGTCGCCCAAACGCGCCCACTGAACCACAAGAATATCAGGCATTAGCCGACAGGTTCGCAGTCATATACTCAAGTGTCTTCTGCGCATCGGCATGCTCCGGTGCCAATTCAAGCACTTTCTGACATGCCTCAACAGCATCATCCAAGGACCCGTTCTTCCATAACGCACCCGTCAAGTGAAACCAAAACTCGGCATCTGCAGGATAATTCTCGAGATAGCGCGACAATGGTCCAATCGCGGCTTGCGGCGTTCCAGCTTCCATCGCAGACCTATAAAGATAGAACACTGCTTCCGCATTTCCCGGTTCGGCATCTACAACTCTTACAAAGTGCTGCAGAGCATCCGCAAATTGCGACCGAGCAAGCATACTGACTCCCAACCCAAACTCAGCACGCATAGCGTCAGGCTTTTTAGACAGAGCGGCCAGAAAGCCATACTGTGCTGCAGTCCAGTTCTCCTGAAGCATGGCGACGGACCCAAGACCAAGAAACGGTCTTTCAGAATTCCGATTTGCATTAGCCGCGCGGAGATATGCCCGCTCAGCCTCCTCAGCCTTGTTCAATCGCGTCATGCAGTTTCCAAGCAACTGCCAGGATTCAAACTCATCATCCTTGCCGAGCTTCATACGCGAGCTAACGACTCGCTTCAGCAACTCAGCTGCATCCTCATGAAGTCCTTCAACATACTTCTTTTGCGCAAGATCAAGCAATACCTGTACATCGTCAGCGGCAGTGCTATCCTTATTCTGACTGATCACATCGATCTTTCGATAAGTACCCCCATGACTCGCCCACTCGATTGTCAATCCGTACTGCGAAAGATATTTCACATCATCCTGCAGAAGTCGGTGATTCCACTTCCGCTGCAGCAAAGCGAGATTCTGAGCGTCAAACTGCTTTCGTCCCTTTGAAGTCTCCTCAAAGTGGACGACGCCCGTTACGCCACAGTAGTAGTTCCTGTATCCCGCCTCACTCAGTCGAAGACACAAATCAACGTCCTCAAATCCATTCACAAAGTCGCTATCGAATCCGTTGAGGCTCGCAAACGTCTCCCGTCTTATCAGCATACATGCTGCCGTTACTGCGATCATCTCCCGCGTTTCCGACACTGCCTCATGGCTCACATCAAAATTCTGAAAAATATGATACGGAATACCCTCACTGTTAATTGCAATCCCTGCATGCTGAATGCGACCAGACGGATATTGGAGCCTTGCACCGACTGCCCCACACATCGGATGCGTGGCAGCACACTCA
Protein-coding sequences here:
- a CDS encoding glycosyltransferase; translated protein: MPDILVVQWARLGDLLHTRPLLTQLRQSRLEARIWLCFDARYETIVARFPEIDAMAPVDLAKLVACSRTDFGLIDSMDAVRNSLVSVPSVHSVINITNHLAAIHFSELVAADYRHGYGFQDDDCLISSLVETPDELVGQLRPVHVADVWRHLLTDQVVNKALHMSELPSTCEERTGTVIISDAGSPDRCFTDEAVRRMVQACRVNGEERVTLVGALRASQPFEDVLDLRGQTNLDSLYNTLAGARLVIGPDTGALHLAAALGCNTLGIYFGGADPQRTGQYSPKSTCYKLNGGESWDLADSAGEAVAKWSNGVAPPCVGSLTRYVPDFEGPWLYYKSVVDSERSTLAGSSEVSIVITECGQVHYTDDLLKDLLDSDGSFEIVVVSSGQNSADRAHARSREGVKMHIAGQRLSFAEANNIGAAMCTREWLLFLNDDCRISKAALKQIIAGRESGKIIAPRLIYWDGTLQSAGITITEHGLREIDFANNHEISSTINAVCAAVMLISRQLFENLSGFDQSFVNGYEDVDLCLRASLLGATCSIVDAEVVHFRGSTAGRYDHDELNLKLLHEQWPRTASRASAISVAPGDGAPIVFVSDARSEEAGPQMRWISPLKRLGLRENRDFVWLSTPSTVGVEALELVHQAQTIIAFRSIGDSALRSEVLKSRKRRTCKLLHDCDDLLVNRFNESSARASSRYDFEHGVRSLMDAADVLIAPANGLHDMHAVPKGKRFVLQTLPMPEHFVTNEHTRIDNVFRIGYAGGASHLLDLALISPVIETLLEDHDHVQFYWWGAYPPVLARHPQVRRGGVWIRNYATHLSRLQKAPIDLWIVPLASTEHNSVRSPVRLFEHLGAGHIALFSKVVPYCDVLGESDDLVVKNTLEAWHAAIVSMFDSNIRASVKESVERTRRQLLSASQCFEDYRALLEGICETSVSVANEAELCDA
- a CDS encoding glycosyltransferase, with protein sequence MSQPNRITGKDVSIIIPVFNESEFTARCLEAISMSQNKASYEVIVIDNGSTDATKELLASVEGDITVITNRSNEGFARACNRGSRLATGEYLLFLNNDTLVSDAYLDQMIECAATHPMCGAVGARLQYPSGRIQHAGIAINSEGIPYHIFQNFDVSHEAVSETREMIAVTAACMLIRRETFASLNGFDSDFVNGFEDVDLCLRLSEAGYRNYYCGVTGVVHFEETSKGRKQFDAQNLALLQRKWNHRLLQDDVKYLSQYGLTIEWASHGGTYRKIDVISQNKDSTAADDVQVLLDLAQKKYVEGLHEDAAELLKRVVSSRMKLGKDDEFESWQLLGNCMTRLNKAEEAERAYLRAANANRNSERPFLGLGSVAMLQENWTAAQYGFLAALSKKPDAMRAEFGLGVSMLARSQFADALQHFVRVVDAEPGNAEAVFYLYRSAMEAGTPQAAIGPLSRYLENYPADAEFWFHLTGALWKNGSLDDAVEACQKVLELAPEHADAQKTLEYMTANLSANA